One window from the genome of Erwinia sorbitola encodes:
- a CDS encoding YggS family pyridoxal phosphate-dependent enzyme, with protein MTSIEHNLQQVHQRISAAAAQCGRDPKEIELLAVSKTKPASAVEEAVAAGQRSFGENYVQEGVDKIQLLANPALTWHFIGPLQSNKSRLVAEHFDWCHTVDRLRIASRLNDQRPDALPPLNVLIQINISDEQSKSGIALADLPALAQQIAEMPRLTLRGLMAIPAPETDYARQLAVCQRMAAALKQLQQNYPGVDTLSLGMSDDMDAAIAAGSTMVRIGTAIFGARDYGNAAAHHNN; from the coding sequence ATGACTTCGATTGAGCACAACTTACAGCAAGTCCACCAGCGTATCTCAGCGGCGGCGGCACAGTGCGGACGCGATCCAAAAGAGATTGAGCTGCTTGCAGTGAGCAAAACCAAACCTGCGAGCGCGGTCGAAGAAGCGGTGGCTGCCGGACAGCGCAGTTTTGGCGAAAACTACGTGCAGGAAGGTGTAGATAAAATCCAGCTGCTGGCAAATCCTGCCCTGACCTGGCACTTTATCGGCCCGCTGCAATCTAACAAAAGCCGTCTGGTTGCAGAGCATTTTGACTGGTGCCATACCGTTGACCGTCTGCGCATTGCCAGCCGCCTCAACGATCAGCGCCCTGATGCCCTGCCTCCGCTTAACGTGCTGATTCAGATAAACATCAGCGATGAGCAGAGCAAGTCCGGCATTGCGCTGGCCGATCTGCCCGCGCTGGCACAGCAGATTGCTGAAATGCCACGCCTGACACTGCGCGGGCTGATGGCGATCCCGGCACCGGAAACCGACTACGCACGCCAGCTGGCGGTGTGTCAGCGGATGGCGGCAGCGTTAAAGCAGCTGCAACAGAATTATCCCGGCGTGGATACGCTTTCGCTGGGAATGAGTGACGATATGGACGCCGCAATCGCGGCAGGCAGTACCATGGTGCGCATCGGCACCGCAATTTTCGGCGCGCGCGACTACGGTAACGCCGCCGCTCATCACAACAACTGA
- the rdgB gene encoding RdgB/HAM1 family non-canonical purine NTP pyrophosphatase → MQKVVLATGNPGKVRELADLLAAFGLDIVAQTELGVESAEETGLTFIENAILKARHAAAITGLPAIADDSGLAVDALGGAPGIYSARYAGLDASDQQNLEKLLTALESVPDGKRQAQFHCVLVYLRHAEDPTPLVFHGSWAGEITRSASGAGGFGYDPIFFVPALGKTAAELSKAEKLAVSHRGQALELLLSAMKHG, encoded by the coding sequence ATGCAAAAAGTTGTACTCGCCACCGGCAACCCCGGAAAGGTTCGTGAACTGGCTGACCTGTTGGCCGCGTTTGGGCTGGATATCGTAGCGCAGACGGAACTGGGCGTGGAGTCTGCCGAAGAGACCGGTCTGACATTTATTGAGAATGCCATTCTTAAGGCGCGCCATGCTGCGGCGATCACCGGATTACCTGCGATTGCCGATGACTCCGGGCTGGCGGTGGATGCACTCGGCGGTGCGCCGGGGATCTATTCGGCGCGCTATGCAGGCCTGGATGCCAGCGACCAGCAGAATCTGGAAAAACTGCTGACGGCGCTGGAATCGGTGCCGGATGGAAAGCGCCAGGCACAGTTTCACTGTGTGCTGGTCTATCTGCGCCATGCTGAAGACCCAACGCCGCTGGTGTTCCACGGCAGCTGGGCAGGTGAAATTACCCGCAGCGCGTCAGGCGCAGGCGGCTTTGGCTACGATCCGATCTTCTTCGTTCCTGCGTTGGGTAAGACCGCCGCAGAGTTGAGCAAAGCGGAAAAACTCGCGGTTTCACATCGCGGGCAGGCGCTGGAACTGCTGTTGAGTGCCATGAAACATGGGTAA
- a CDS encoding YggT family protein produces MLALIFLVTTVIAIYIKVLLLRVWMQWARCDFYNPFSQFVVKITQPIVKPVRRIIPSIGPLDTASLLIAYIVSVLLGPVMLNLYVADPLFLYLGLVILVKAAGMLVFWVIIVRSLMSWVSQGRNPVDYVLIQLTEPLMAPVRRIIPAMGGIDFSAMAVILILYMLNFLGLEYIPGWAQF; encoded by the coding sequence ATGCTAGCGTTGATCTTTCTGGTAACAACGGTGATCGCGATTTACATCAAAGTGTTGTTACTGCGCGTCTGGATGCAGTGGGCACGATGTGACTTCTACAACCCGTTTTCGCAGTTTGTGGTGAAAATCACCCAGCCCATCGTGAAACCTGTACGGCGCATTATTCCGTCCATCGGGCCGCTGGATACCGCCTCTTTGCTGATCGCCTATATCGTCAGCGTGCTGCTGGGGCCGGTGATGCTGAATCTGTACGTAGCGGATCCGCTTTTCCTTTACCTGGGTCTGGTGATTCTGGTGAAAGCGGCGGGTATGCTGGTGTTCTGGGTGATTATTGTGCGTTCACTGATGAGCTGGGTCAGCCAGGGGCGTAACCCGGTTGATTACGTGCTGATTCAGCTAACTGAGCCGTTAATGGCACCAGTACGCCGTATTATTCCGGCAATGGGCGGTATCGACTTCTCAGCGATGGCGGTGATTTTAATACTGTATATGCTGAATTTCCTGGGACTCGAGTACATCCCCGGCTGGGCCCAATTTTAA
- the hemW gene encoding radical SAM family heme chaperone HemW, which yields MGNLPPLSLYIHIPWCVQKCPYCDFNSHALKGEVPHEEYVQHLLNDLDIDLPLTSGREVSTLFIGGGTPSLLSSEAMQMLLDGVRARLPLSATAEITMEANPGAVEAERFSGYQRAGINRISIGVQSFSAAKLERLGRIHGPEEAKRAAQLAENLGLRSFNLDLMHGLPDQSLEEALDDLRQAIALNPPHLSWYQLTIEPNTLFASRPPRLPDEDDLWDIFEQGHALLNAAGYQQYETSAYAKPGYRCEHNLNYWRFGDYLGIGCGAHGKLTQPDGTIIRTTKTKHPRGFMAGKYLDKRYEVADSEKPFEFFMNRFRLLEAAPREEYTRYTGLAESTIRAQIDEAIAKGYLTETAEEWQITEKGKLFLNSLLELFLTE from the coding sequence ATGGGTAACCTTCCGCCGCTCAGTCTGTATATCCATATTCCGTGGTGTGTACAGAAGTGCCCGTACTGCGATTTCAATTCCCACGCATTAAAAGGTGAAGTTCCGCACGAAGAGTATGTGCAGCACCTGTTGAACGATCTGGATATTGACCTGCCGTTAACCTCAGGCCGCGAAGTCAGCACCCTGTTTATCGGCGGGGGCACGCCGAGCCTGTTAAGCAGTGAAGCCATGCAGATGCTGCTCGATGGCGTTCGCGCACGCCTGCCGCTCTCTGCAACCGCTGAGATTACCATGGAAGCCAATCCGGGTGCGGTGGAAGCAGAGCGCTTCAGCGGCTACCAGCGCGCCGGTATTAACCGTATCTCCATTGGTGTACAGAGTTTCAGTGCGGCCAAGCTGGAGCGTCTGGGGCGCATTCACGGGCCGGAGGAGGCAAAGCGCGCAGCGCAGCTGGCTGAGAATCTCGGATTACGCAGTTTTAACCTCGACCTGATGCATGGCCTGCCGGATCAGTCGCTGGAAGAGGCGCTGGACGATTTGCGCCAGGCGATTGCCCTTAATCCACCGCATCTCTCCTGGTATCAGCTGACTATCGAGCCGAACACGCTGTTTGCCTCACGGCCGCCGCGTCTGCCTGATGAAGATGATCTGTGGGATATTTTCGAGCAGGGCCATGCCCTGTTGAACGCTGCGGGTTATCAGCAGTATGAGACATCCGCCTATGCCAAACCAGGCTATCGCTGTGAGCACAACCTCAATTACTGGCGCTTTGGTGATTACCTCGGTATTGGCTGCGGGGCACACGGCAAACTGACCCAGCCGGACGGCACTATTATCCGTACCACCAAGACCAAACATCCGCGTGGTTTTATGGCCGGGAAGTATCTGGATAAGCGTTATGAAGTGGCGGATAGCGAGAAACCGTTTGAATTCTTTATGAACCGTTTTCGTCTGCTGGAAGCGGCACCGCGCGAGGAGTACACGCGCTATACCGGACTGGCGGAAAGCACTATTCGTGCGCAGATCGACGAAGCCATAGCAAAAGGATATCTGACGGAAACCGCAGAAGAGTGGCAGATTACGGAGAAGGGGAAGCTGTTCCTGAATTCGCTGCTGGAGCTGTTTTTAACGGAGTAA
- a CDS encoding YggL family protein yields the protein MATQRSRRLRKKMHIDEFQELGFSVGFTFPEGTSEETIDSTVDALINEVIAPNGLAFDGSGYLQWEGLICLQKIGKCTDEHRQLVGDWLKARKLNDVKVTELFDVWWD from the coding sequence ATGGCTACACAACGCAGTCGTCGTCTTCGTAAGAAAATGCACATTGATGAGTTTCAGGAGTTAGGCTTCTCCGTGGGCTTTACCTTCCCGGAAGGCACCAGCGAAGAAACTATCGACAGCACCGTTGATGCGCTGATCAATGAAGTGATCGCGCCTAACGGCCTGGCCTTTGACGGCAGCGGTTATTTGCAGTGGGAAGGTCTTATCTGCCTGCAAAAAATCGGCAAATGCACCGACGAACATCGTCAGCTGGTGGGTGACTGGCTGAAGGCCCGTAAACTGAACGACGTGAAAGTGACCGAACTTTTTGACGTCTGGTGGGACTAA
- a CDS encoding YggN family protein has translation MRKALFSGALLLLAAGQAQADYQCSVNPQDDIIINPMQVQVVGASGNLTISPVGDVQRNGKVANIDEATRQKAIDYQAALRRDLPWIDSGAKQRLEKGRVALDRVIVQKLGENSNVRQRLTTLDGQLKQQMNRIIEQRSDGLTFHHKAVEQVRQDGERLVQSAMGGVVQDSLNEMGSKQAGNGDNPLQAIMGNLGGLQQAIQAEWSNQEQDFQNFGHEVCNRVTTLEGQRKALIAGLK, from the coding sequence ATGCGTAAAGCGCTTTTTAGTGGAGCATTGCTGTTGCTGGCTGCGGGCCAGGCTCAGGCGGATTACCAGTGCAGCGTTAATCCTCAGGACGATATCATTATCAACCCGATGCAGGTGCAGGTGGTCGGTGCCAGCGGCAATCTGACGATCTCTCCGGTAGGTGATGTTCAGCGTAACGGTAAAGTGGCAAATATTGATGAGGCCACCCGTCAGAAAGCTATCGACTATCAGGCTGCGCTGCGTCGTGATTTACCCTGGATTGATAGCGGTGCCAAACAGCGCCTGGAAAAAGGGCGTGTGGCTCTGGATCGGGTGATCGTGCAGAAGCTGGGCGAGAACAGCAATGTACGTCAGCGCCTGACTACGCTGGACGGACAGCTGAAACAGCAGATGAACCGTATTATTGAGCAGCGTAGCGATGGCCTGACCTTCCACCATAAGGCGGTTGAGCAGGTGCGTCAGGACGGTGAACGTCTGGTGCAGAGCGCGATGGGCGGCGTGGTGCAGGACAGCCTGAACGAGATGGGCAGCAAGCAGGCAGGTAACGGAGATAACCCGTTGCAGGCCATTATGGGCAACCTGGGGGGCTTACAGCAGGCGATTCAAGCCGAATGGAGCAATCAGGAGCAGGATTTCCAGAACTTCGGCCATGAAGTCTGTAATCGTGTGACCACCCTGGAAGGGCAGCGTAAGGCATTGATTGCCGGGTTAAAATAA